The following is a genomic window from Streptomyces lincolnensis.
GCTTGACCACGACCGTGTGCCCGTCGTCGAGGGTGACCTCGGTCAGCGCCCCGGACAGCGGGCGCACGGCACGCACCGCGCGCCCGGTCAGCCGGGCGGCCACGGCCCCGGGGTCCTCGCCCTCTCCCCTGTGATCCGTCATGCCGTACCGAACCATGCCTCGGCCAGGGCCGTGAGGGTTCCCTCGTCGGGGGCTCCGAGCTCGCGCAGGTACCAGGGAAGGTTGCTGTACACGTGCAGCAGTGTGTACGCGAGCAGCTCGGCCGGTGCGAAGACCCGGCCGTAGGACGTGGTGAGGCGGCTCATCAGGTGCGGGTCGCCGCGGGTGACGAAGAGGCCGACGCCGACGAAGTCGTAGGCGCGATGGCCGATCATGGCGGGTTCGAAGTCGAACAGGCCGGTCAGGCGAGGGCCGGCGGGGTCGACGAGGAGGTGCTGCCGCATGACCTCGGTGTGCAGCAGACAGCGGCCCGGGTCGCGGGGCAGGGGGACCGAGGCGAGGAAGTCGGGGATCTGTTCCAGCCAGGCGGCGGGCAGTCCGTGGCCGCGCTGCTGCTCCACGGCCGCGGCGCGGCGGCGGTCCAGGAAGGCGCCCCAGTCTCCGGGCCCGAGGGCGTCGGCGAGGGGGCCGGGGTCCACGGTGTGCAGCACGGCGAGGGTCTCCCCGATGTCGGCGACGAGCCGCTCGTGGCCGGTCCTGGGGAGGCGGTTCCAGGCGTGGGCGAGGTTCTCGCCCCGCAGCCGGGACATCAGGACGTAGCGCCAGCCGTTCTCGTAGGCGCCGGCGTCATGGACCCGCGGTGTGGGCACGGGCAGCAGTCCGTGCAGGTGGGACAGGACCCGGCCCTCGGTGAGGCCGTCCTGGGCCGCCGCCTTGGGGAACAGCTTGAGGACGAGTTCGTCGCCCACGGCGTATACCGGCTGCGATCCCTCCGCGAAACGGCTCAGCGGCGCTCCCGCCAGGCCGAGCCGTGAGCAGAGGTCCTGTGCCCCCGCCCGCATCACCGTCTCGTCCGGGACGACCGCGTCCCATTCCTCGTCCGTCTCGACCACAGGCAGCATGCCCGGGACGGTAGGCGGCCGTCGCACCCCGCACAACGCGTTTTGGTGTGACACCGGTGAAACCTTCCAGCCATGTATTGACATACGGCCGAAACCATCCGTAGCTTGGCCGATCATTTAGATTCGTGAAGCTGGTTCACGGATATGAACGGAGAGTGTCCATGGGCGATCGCCGACGACACCGCAGGCTGGCTGCCGCGGTCACCGTCGCGGGGCTGGTGTTCGGAACGGCCGCCTGTGGCTCCGGTTCCGACAGCGCCGGCAGCGGCGACCCGAACACGCTGGAGGTGTGGACCCGGAGCAATCCGGACTCCGCCGCCACCTACCAGCGCGTCTTCGCGGCCTTCACGAAGAGGACCGGCATCAGGATCGACTACCAGCCGGTCATCAACTTCGACCAGCAGCTCCAGAGCCGGGCCTCCACCAAGGACCTGCCGGACGTCATGATCAACGACACGGCTCTGATGGGCAGTTACCAGAGCCAGGGGCTGCTCAAGCCGATCGACCCCGCCTCGATCGCGGGCGGCGACCAGATCACCGGCAAGTCCTGGTCCTCCACCGTGGGCATCGACGGCAAGCACTACGGCATCCCCTACTCCCGCCAGGCCCAGACGCTGATGATCCGCACGGACTGGCTGAAGAAGCTCGGTCTGAAGGCGCCCACGACCTGGCAGGAGATGCTCTCCGTCGCCAAGGCCTTCGCCACGAAGGACCCGGACGGCGACGGCAAGGCCGACACCTACGGCATCGTCGCGCCGGGCAGCGCCCAGAACGGCTACGCCGCCTGGTGGGGCGCGAGCTTCCTGTGGCAGGGCGGCGCGCAGATCATCGAGCCGGCCGGCCGGGGCAAGTACCGCCCTGCCATGGACTCGACGGCCGCAGTGAACGCCGTGACCTGGATGAAGGACAACCTCTTCTGCGGCGACAAGGGCGTCCTCCAGCCCGGCGCGATCACCGCCGTCACCTCGACGGCCACCAACTTCCAGGACGGCAACGCCGGGATGTACATGACCGGGCCGTACAACATCACCACCTTCGACGGCACGCTCGGCAAGGACAAGTACGAGGTCGTCCCGGCTCCCGCGGGCCCGGCCGGCGGGGATGTGCTGGCCGACGGCGAGAACGTCTACCTCGGCGCCAAGACCGGCAAGGACAGGCAGGAACGGGCGCTGGCCGCGTTCCTGGTCTCGCCGGAGGGCCAGAGGATCGCCATGACCAGCGTCGACGGCCACCAGCCCGTCGTCCGCATCCCCGTGAACTCCACGCTGGACGCGGCGAAGGTCCGTGACGACGCCCGCTGGAGCGTCGTGCAGAAGGCCTACGAGGACGCCTCCCAGCAGTTCCCGAACGCCCCGGACTTCGCCCCGATCAAGCAGGACACCGCCGACAGCCTCAACGCGATCTTCACGTACTGCGGCGGCGACGTCCGCTCCCAGCTGGGGGAGCTCAACGACACCCTCGCCGGCGACCTCAAGGACCAGGACCTGCTGACATGACCGCTACCGCCCCCGCCCCCGCGGCGCGCAGAGGCCTGGACAAGAAGGCCGTCGACAAGCGGGCCTTCAACAAGAAGGCCGTCATCCCCTGGCTCTTCCTGGCACCGGGCCTGCTGCTCGCCCTCGTCTTCAAGTTCTGGCCGATGGCCAAGGGCATCTGGCTCAGCTTCTTCGACGTACGCCCCTTCCTCGGCGACCAGTGGATCGGCCTCGACAACTACGAGCGGGTCCTGAGCGATCACCGCTTCCAGGACGCCATCGGGCACACCCTGATCCTGGGCATCGGCCAGTCGTTCGGCGCGATCCTGCTCGGGTTCGCCCTCGCCCTGCTCCTGGAGGGCCAGGCCCGCTCGCTGAAGATCCTCCGCACCGCGGTCTTCCTGCCCGCCGTCACCGCCACCGCGGTGGTCGGCGAGCTGTGGCGGCTGATGTACTACCCGACGTCCGACGGTCTCCTCAACAGCGGCCTGCACCTGCTCGGGCTCGGCCCCGTCCAGTTCCTCGACAACCCGGACCTCGCGCTGTACTCGACGATGGCGATGGGCATCTGGATCTGGGCCCCGTACAACATGGTGATCCTCCTCGCCGGGCTCGCGGGCGTGGACCGTTCGCTGTACGAGGCGGCGGCGATGGACGGCGTCTCGCTGTGGCAGCGGCTGCGCTGGGTCACGCTCCCCGCGATCCGCCCGGCCCTCATGATCGTCCTCACGCTCGCCACGATCCGCGGACTGCGGGTGTTCACCGAGGTCTACGTCCTGACCGGTGGCGGCCCCGCCGGATCCACCGACGTCTGGATGACCCGCGCCTACACCCTGGGCTTCACCCGCAACGACATCGGCGGCGCCTCGGCGGCCTCGGTCGTCCTGCTCTGCGTGACGCTCCTGCTCACCGTCATGGTCAACCACCTCCGCAAGAGGGGAGAAGCGCGATGAGCGCCCCCGTCATCGACCCCGTCCGGCCGGCGGCACCCGACACCCCGGCCGGACGGAGCACCAAGGCGCAGCGGACCACCCCGGCCCGCTTCGACACCGCACTCGGCTGGAACGACAAGCCCGGAGTCGCCTGGACCCTGCGCATCCTGCTCTGCCTGATCGCCCTCGCCGTCTTCGCGGCGCCCTTCCTGACGATCTTCTCGGGCGCCTTCACCACCAACCCCAGCGGATCCTCGCTGTCGTTCCTGCCGCACGACAGCACGCTGCTGAACTTCAAGGTGGCCGGCGAGCGCGGCATCTGGGACTACCTCGGCAACTCGCTGGTCATAGCCGGCGGCGGACTGCTGCTCCAACTCGTGGTGTGCACCCTCGCCGCGTACGCCCTGGCCCGGCACCGGTTCCGCGGACAGGCCCTGATCATGATGCTGTTCATGATGACCCTGATGCTTCCCGAGGAGGTCATCGCGATCCCCCTGTCGCTGGTCCTCGGTGATGTGCCGGTGGTGCACCTGGACCTCAAGGGCACGGTCTGGGGCGTCATCCTGCCCCTGGGCGCCTGGGGCTTCTCGGTGATGATGCTGACCGAGTTCATGAAGGACATCCCCGCCGAGATCGAGGAGGCGGCCCGGCTCGACGGCGTCGGCGAGCTCAGGATGCTCTGGCAGATCATCCTGCCGCTGTGCAGGCCCGCGCTCGGCGTGGCGGGTGTGCTCGGCTTCATCATGATCTGGGACCAGTACCTGCTGCCTCTGATCGCCTCCAAGGACCCCACCGACTACACGGTCACCGTCGCCCTGTCCATCCTGCGCACCGACCCCGAGGTCGGCTCCGGGGTGGTGCTGGCCGGTGCGGTCATCGCCCTCATCCCCAGCCTCATCGTCTATCTGCTCCTCCAGCGCTCGCTGGTCACCGGCATCGCCGCCGGTGCCACCAAGGGCTGACACAGTGTCGAGCGACACCCCCCACAGTCGTAGTTACGAGGGAGACATGAAGTTCCACGGAGTGCTGTTCTTTCCGGTCACGCCGTTCGCCGCGGACGGTTCACTGGACGAGGAACGGCTCGCCCAGCACATCGACAACGGTGTCGCGGCCGGCGCGGGCGGTGTGTTCGTCGCCTGCGGCACCGGTGAGTTCCACGCCCTGACCTCCCAGGAGATCGAGCGGGCCACCCGGATCGCGGTCGAGACGACCGCGGGCCGGGTGCCCGTCCTCGCCGCCGCGGGCGGTCCCACACCCGTCGCCCGCGACCAGGCCGTCCGCGTGGAGCGGGCCGGCGCCGACGGCATCCTGCTGCTGCCGCCCTATCTGGTGACCGCGCCGCAGGAGGGGCTGGTGCGTTACGTCGAGGACGTCACCGCCGCCACCGAACTGCCCGTCGTCTTCTACCAGCGCGGCACCGCCCGGCTCACCGAGGCGACGGCCGCCCGGCTCGCCGCGCTGCCCAACGTCGTCGGCCTCAAGGACGGTCTCGGGGACGTCGAGCGGATGCACCGCATCGTCCGGGCGGTGCGCGCCGTACCGGGCGGGCAGGACTTCCAGTTCTTCAACGGCCTGCCCACCGCCGAGATGACCGCGCCCGCCTACCGGGGCATCGGCGTCGGCCTGTACTCCTCCGCGGTGTTCGCCTTCGCCCCGGAGATCGCCCAGGCCTTCCACCGGGCGCTCACCGACGGCGACGAGGCCCTCGTGAACACCCTCCTCGACGAGTTCTACGCCCCTCTCGTCACACTCCGCGACGAGGTCCCCGGATACGCGGTCGCCCTGGTCAAGGCCGGGGTGACGCTCCGCGGCCTGGACGTCGGCGGGGTCCGGGCGCCACTGATCGACCCGACGCCGGAGCACGTCGCCCGGCTCGCGAAACTCATCGACCACGGCCTGGAGGTGGTCGCCGCATGAACCCCACCAGGATCAAGGAACTGATCGTCACCCCGATCGCCTTCCGCGACCCCCCGCTGCTCAACTCCAACGGCGTCCACGAGCCCCTCGCGCTGCGCGTGATCCTCCAACTGGTCCTGGAGGACGGCACGGTGGGCCTCGGCGAGTCCCCCGGCGGCGTCGCCCGCCTGGAGCGGCTTCAGGCCGCCGCCAACGTGGTCGTCGGCATGGACGTCTTCGACACCACGGCGGTCGCGGCCGCGATCGACGCCGACCTGCTGCCGACCGTGCCCAGCTCCCACGAGCGCGGCTGGACCACCTCGGCGGTGGAGGTGGCCTGTCTGGACGCGCAGGGCAAGCTCCTCGGGCGGCCGGTCGGCGACCTGCTCGGCGGCACGGTCCGTGACGCGGTGCCCTTCGCCGCGTACCTCTTCTACAAGTGGGCCGAGCACCCCGCCCTTGACGGCCACGCGGCCGTTGGTGACGACTGGGGCGAGGCGCTGGACCCGGCCGGGATCGTCGAGCAGGCCCGGCTGATGCAGCAGCGGTACGGCTTCACCTCGTTCAAGCTCAAGGGCGGTGTCTTCCCGCCCGACGAGGAGATCGCCGCGATCAAGGCGCTGGCGGAGGCGTTCCCCGGGCAGCCGCTGCGGCTCGACCCCAACACGGCCTGGACGGTGGAGACGTCGAAGTACGTCGCCCGCGAACTGGACGGGGTCCTCGAGTACCTGGAGGACCCGACCAAAGGCATCGAGGGCATGGCGGAGGTCGCGAAGGACGCGCCCATGCCGCTCGGCACCAACATGTGCGTGATCGCCTGGGAGCACCTGAAGCCCGGCATCGAGCAGGACGCCATCCAGGTGCTGCTCACCGACCACCACTACTGGGGCGGGCTGCGCCGCACCCGTGAACTGGCCGCCGTCTGCGAGGCGTTCGGGATCGCGCTGTCCATGCACTCCAACTCGCACCTGGGCATCAGCCTCGCCGCCATGACCCATGTGGCCGCGGCCATCCCGAACCTCGACCACTCCTGCGACACTCACTACCCGTGGAACTCGGCCGACGACGTGATCGTCCCCGGGGTCCTGGAGCTGCGCGACGGCGCGGTCAAGGTCCCCACCGGTCCGGGCCTCGGTGTCGAACTCGACCACGACGCCCTGGAGCGGCTGCACCGGCTGTACCTGGACTCCGGGATGCGCAGCCGTGACGACACCGGATACATGCGGCGGATCCAGCCCGACTACGAACTCAGGCTGCCCCGCTGGTAACAGGACCCCCATCGGACAAGGCGCCCGGCGAACCCGGGCGCCTTGTCCGTTTTCAGGTGGCTTCTGGCCATCCCGCACTATCTGGTCCTGGGCCTCGTGGGCGGCGGCATCCGCGCCCTCATCGGCCTGCTCAGCCTCTACGCGGGCATCGCGCTGGCCGTGACCGGACGCTATCCGCCCGGCATCTTCGACCTGGTGGTCGGCCTCAACCGCTGGGTGCTGCCCGTGTTCGCCTACGTGTCCCTGCTCACCGACGAGTACCCGCCGTTCCGCCTGGACCAGGGCGGCTCGGAACCACTGGCGGCCACTCGGCCCTGACCGCCGCATGCCCGTGGGGGCGAGGGCTAGCAGGGATCCGAGCGAGCCGAGGGCCGCCATCGAGGTCACCTGGGCCGGGGTCATGCCGATGGACTTGAGCATGCCCAGGTCCCGGCGGCGGTCGTGGGTGTTGAGGGCGGCCGTGTTGAGCACGCCCAGGGAGGCCACCGCGGCGAGCAGCGCGGTCAGCGTCGGGCGATCGGCGACGACCCTGCTGGGCCGTGGCCGGTCCAACACGGAGCCGGCCGCCGAACTCACCCTGAGCGAGGCCACGGTGAAGTCCCATGTGGCCCGCATCTTCGCCAAGCTGACCCTGCGCGACCGGGCCCAGGCCGTCGTCCTCGCCTATGAGACGGGGCTGGTCAGGGCGGGCGGGCCGCCCGACTCCTGAGACGTACTTCCGGTGCGGCCCGGGGGTGCTTAGCGTGCGGTTCATGGATCAACGACAGCGGACGTCCGTACGGCATTTCGACCACCGCCCCTGGCTGTTCGCCGAGGAGGCGTCCGAGGAGCAGCGGCACGCGCAGGGGGAGCGGCAGCGGGAGATCGGCGGCGAGACGGAGATCGGCGAGCGCTGCTACGTCGCCGAGTCGGCGGCCGTGTTCCCGGACCGGCTGCGGCTCGGGGACGACTCGTACATCGCGGCCCACGCCTATGTCACCGGGGACGTGGCCACCGGCACGGACTGCACGCTGAACCCCTTCACCACGGTGCGGGGTGCGGTGACCCTGGGCTCCGGGGTGCGGATCGGCGCGCACACCTCGCTGCTCGGCTTCAACCACTCCATGGCCCCCGACCGGCCGGTGTTCCGGCAGCCCCACACCAGTCGGGGGATCGAGGTCGGGGACGACGTGTGGATCGGCTCGCACGTGGTCGTCGTGGACGGCGTCACGATCGGTGACCACTGTGTGATCGGCGCGGGGGCGGTCGTCACCAAGGACGTTCCGGCCTGGACGGTGGCCGCCGGAAACCCGGCCCGGCCGATCCGCGACCGACGGGACGGCGGCGGCAAGGCGCCCGGCGGGGGCACCGAGCTGAGCCGCTTCGCCGACACCGCCCGCGCCCAGGCCCCCGAACTCCTCGCCCGCCACTGGAACGGCGAGCGGTACGTCGACCGCGTCGGCGCGGCGCCCACCGTACGGGCGCACTGCGACGCCGTGGAGATCGCCGACCTGCTGCTGGGCTCCGCGCCCGCGCAGGTGCCGGCCCAGGAGCACGTCGTACGCCTGCGCGCGCTCCAGGACCCGGACACCGGGCTGGTCCCGGAGTTCGACGAGGCGCTGCCGTACGACGACCACTTCCCGGGCGAGGGCGCCTCGCTGTACCACGTCCTGTGTGTGGGCTACGCGCTCGATCTGCTGGGCTCCTCCCTTCCTCATCCGGTGCGTGGGGCAGGTGAGATGACGGCGCGTCAACTCGTGGCGCGTCTGGAGGCGTTGCCGTGGCGGGACGGCGCGTGGGGCGCCGGGGCGTGGATCGACTCCTGGGCCACGGCCGTGCACTGGAACCTGGCGCGCGGCGAGGGCGGTGGTGTGGAACCGGGTGCGCGGGAGGCGTTGTTCGGCTGGCTGCTCACCCGTGCCGATCCGTGGACCGGGATGTGGGGAGAACCGTCGGCCGAGGCGGGGCGGTTGCAGGTGGTCAACGGCTACTACCGGCTGACACGGGGGTCGTTCGCGCAGTTCGGACTGCCCGTGCCGCACCCGGAGCGGGTCGTGGACACGGTCCTGGACCACGCCCGCGACTCCCGGTACTTCGGCGCCGGCCGGGAGAACGCCTGCAATGTGCTCGACGTCGCCCATCCCCTGTGGCTGTGCACCCGGCAGCTCGGCGCGGGCACCGGGGGCGACGGCTACCGTACGGCGGAGATCCGCGCCTGGGCCGAGCGGCAGCTGGCGTCGGCCCTCCCCCGCTGGCGGGACGGCCTGGGCTTCGGTTTCGGCCCCGGCACCGCGGGCCCCGGTCCGGAAACGGGCCTTCAGGGCACCGAGATGTGGCTGGCCATCGTCTGGCTCCTGGCCGACCTGCTGGGCCGCTCCGACGAACTCGGCTACCGGCCGCGCGGCATCCACCGGCCCGAGGCGGCGCGGCGCACCGGTTCCCGGTGAACTCTTCCCTTACGGCAGGTACATGCCCGAACCTGTCCATCGGTGACCTGAGCTGAGGAGTGAGCACGTGGGCGAAGGCAGTCGGACGGCGGTCGCGGTGACGGGCGGCAGCGGTTTCGTCGGGAGCCACCTGGTCCGGCGGCTGCTGGAGCGGGGTCACCGCGTCCACGCCACGGTACGCAGCACCGCGAACACGGCGAAGGTACGGCCGCTGTGGGAGATGCAGGAGATCTTCCCCGGTCAGCTGTCGCTGTTCGAGGCCGACCTGCTGGTGGAGGGTTCCTTCGACGAGGCGCTGAGCGGCTGCCGGGTCGTCCACCACGTGGCGTCGCCGTTCTTCATGCCGGAGAAGATCAAGGACGGCCGCCGGGACATGGTCGAACCGGCCCTGCTCGGCACGCGCAACGTCCTGGGCGGCGTGGAGCGGACGCCCACGGTCGAGCGCGTGGTCCTCACCTCCACCGTCGGCACGATCTTCGGCGACTACGCCGATGTCCTCGCCATGGACGACCAGATGCTGTCGGAGAAGTACGTCAACACCACGAGCACCGTGGAGAACAACCCGTACCACTACGCCAAGACGCTCGCGGAGCAGGCGGCCCGGGAGGCGGAGGCGGCCCAGAGCCGCTGGCGCCTGGTGACCGTCAACCCCGGTCTGGTCCTGGGCCCCTCACTCACCCCCGCCTCCGAGTCCGGCAGCCTGTTCCTGCTGGACGAGCTGTTCAAGGGCTACTTCTGCTACGGCGCCCCGGACTTCAGCTTCACCAC
Proteins encoded in this region:
- a CDS encoding phosphotransferase family protein: MLPVVETDEEWDAVVPDETVMRAGAQDLCSRLGLAGAPLSRFAEGSQPVYAVGDELVLKLFPKAAAQDGLTEGRVLSHLHGLLPVPTPRVHDAGAYENGWRYVLMSRLRGENLAHAWNRLPRTGHERLVADIGETLAVLHTVDPGPLADALGPGDWGAFLDRRRAAAVEQQRGHGLPAAWLEQIPDFLASVPLPRDPGRCLLHTEVMRQHLLVDPAGPRLTGLFDFEPAMIGHRAYDFVGVGLFVTRGDPHLMSRLTTSYGRVFAPAELLAYTLLHVYSNLPWYLRELGAPDEGTLTALAEAWFGTA
- a CDS encoding ABC transporter substrate-binding protein — encoded protein: MGDRRRHRRLAAAVTVAGLVFGTAACGSGSDSAGSGDPNTLEVWTRSNPDSAATYQRVFAAFTKRTGIRIDYQPVINFDQQLQSRASTKDLPDVMINDTALMGSYQSQGLLKPIDPASIAGGDQITGKSWSSTVGIDGKHYGIPYSRQAQTLMIRTDWLKKLGLKAPTTWQEMLSVAKAFATKDPDGDGKADTYGIVAPGSAQNGYAAWWGASFLWQGGAQIIEPAGRGKYRPAMDSTAAVNAVTWMKDNLFCGDKGVLQPGAITAVTSTATNFQDGNAGMYMTGPYNITTFDGTLGKDKYEVVPAPAGPAGGDVLADGENVYLGAKTGKDRQERALAAFLVSPEGQRIAMTSVDGHQPVVRIPVNSTLDAAKVRDDARWSVVQKAYEDASQQFPNAPDFAPIKQDTADSLNAIFTYCGGDVRSQLGELNDTLAGDLKDQDLLT
- a CDS encoding carbohydrate ABC transporter permease; translated protein: MTATAPAPAARRGLDKKAVDKRAFNKKAVIPWLFLAPGLLLALVFKFWPMAKGIWLSFFDVRPFLGDQWIGLDNYERVLSDHRFQDAIGHTLILGIGQSFGAILLGFALALLLEGQARSLKILRTAVFLPAVTATAVVGELWRLMYYPTSDGLLNSGLHLLGLGPVQFLDNPDLALYSTMAMGIWIWAPYNMVILLAGLAGVDRSLYEAAAMDGVSLWQRLRWVTLPAIRPALMIVLTLATIRGLRVFTEVYVLTGGGPAGSTDVWMTRAYTLGFTRNDIGGASAASVVLLCVTLLLTVMVNHLRKRGEAR
- a CDS encoding carbohydrate ABC transporter permease, whose product is MSAPVIDPVRPAAPDTPAGRSTKAQRTTPARFDTALGWNDKPGVAWTLRILLCLIALAVFAAPFLTIFSGAFTTNPSGSSLSFLPHDSTLLNFKVAGERGIWDYLGNSLVIAGGGLLLQLVVCTLAAYALARHRFRGQALIMMLFMMTLMLPEEVIAIPLSLVLGDVPVVHLDLKGTVWGVILPLGAWGFSVMMLTEFMKDIPAEIEEAARLDGVGELRMLWQIILPLCRPALGVAGVLGFIMIWDQYLLPLIASKDPTDYTVTVALSILRTDPEVGSGVVLAGAVIALIPSLIVYLLLQRSLVTGIAAGATKG
- a CDS encoding 5-dehydro-4-deoxyglucarate dehydratase; the encoded protein is MKFHGVLFFPVTPFAADGSLDEERLAQHIDNGVAAGAGGVFVACGTGEFHALTSQEIERATRIAVETTAGRVPVLAAAGGPTPVARDQAVRVERAGADGILLLPPYLVTAPQEGLVRYVEDVTAATELPVVFYQRGTARLTEATAARLAALPNVVGLKDGLGDVERMHRIVRAVRAVPGGQDFQFFNGLPTAEMTAPAYRGIGVGLYSSAVFAFAPEIAQAFHRALTDGDEALVNTLLDEFYAPLVTLRDEVPGYAVALVKAGVTLRGLDVGGVRAPLIDPTPEHVARLAKLIDHGLEVVAA
- a CDS encoding glucarate dehydratase family protein, translating into MNPTRIKELIVTPIAFRDPPLLNSNGVHEPLALRVILQLVLEDGTVGLGESPGGVARLERLQAAANVVVGMDVFDTTAVAAAIDADLLPTVPSSHERGWTTSAVEVACLDAQGKLLGRPVGDLLGGTVRDAVPFAAYLFYKWAEHPALDGHAAVGDDWGEALDPAGIVEQARLMQQRYGFTSFKLKGGVFPPDEEIAAIKALAEAFPGQPLRLDPNTAWTVETSKYVARELDGVLEYLEDPTKGIEGMAEVAKDAPMPLGTNMCVIAWEHLKPGIEQDAIQVLLTDHHYWGGLRRTRELAAVCEAFGIALSMHSNSHLGISLAAMTHVAAAIPNLDHSCDTHYPWNSADDVIVPGVLELRDGAVKVPTGPGLGVELDHDALERLHRLYLDSGMRSRDDTGYMRRIQPDYELRLPRW
- a CDS encoding DUF4389 domain-containing protein, giving the protein MSVFRWLLAIPHYLVLGLVGGGIRALIGLLSLYAGIALAVTGRYPPGIFDLVVGLNRWVLPVFAYVSLLTDEYPPFRLDQGGSEPLAATRP
- a CDS encoding acyltransferase, with translation MDQRQRTSVRHFDHRPWLFAEEASEEQRHAQGERQREIGGETEIGERCYVAESAAVFPDRLRLGDDSYIAAHAYVTGDVATGTDCTLNPFTTVRGAVTLGSGVRIGAHTSLLGFNHSMAPDRPVFRQPHTSRGIEVGDDVWIGSHVVVVDGVTIGDHCVIGAGAVVTKDVPAWTVAAGNPARPIRDRRDGGGKAPGGGTELSRFADTARAQAPELLARHWNGERYVDRVGAAPTVRAHCDAVEIADLLLGSAPAQVPAQEHVVRLRALQDPDTGLVPEFDEALPYDDHFPGEGASLYHVLCVGYALDLLGSSLPHPVRGAGEMTARQLVARLEALPWRDGAWGAGAWIDSWATAVHWNLARGEGGGVEPGAREALFGWLLTRADPWTGMWGEPSAEAGRLQVVNGYYRLTRGSFAQFGLPVPHPERVVDTVLDHARDSRYFGAGRENACNVLDVAHPLWLCTRQLGAGTGGDGYRTAEIRAWAERQLASALPRWRDGLGFGFGPGTAGPGPETGLQGTEMWLAIVWLLADLLGRSDELGYRPRGIHRPEAARRTGSR
- a CDS encoding NAD-dependent epimerase/dehydratase family protein encodes the protein MGEGSRTAVAVTGGSGFVGSHLVRRLLERGHRVHATVRSTANTAKVRPLWEMQEIFPGQLSLFEADLLVEGSFDEALSGCRVVHHVASPFFMPEKIKDGRRDMVEPALLGTRNVLGGVERTPTVERVVLTSTVGTIFGDYADVLAMDDQMLSEKYVNTTSTVENNPYHYAKTLAEQAAREAEAAQSRWRLVTVNPGLVLGPSLTPASESGSLFLLDELFKGYFCYGAPDFSFTTADVREVADAHIAAAENPDAEGRYIVAAPTMTSFHDMARIIRHRHPRDLRLPRTALPHWPVRVLGPAFGLTQDYIGKHLGIRFRVDNGRSVRELGISYRPIEETVLDHHEAWRNRRRARST